cttccccccaactcctgagcacaaaggattctaacttttggcggcaatctagcacagtgaggttgaagacaaaagggaaatggagaattttaccatgaggtcgttttaacagtccagtcttacaacgcacccACGTTGACTGTCAGATGGTGAAACACAAGCAGCTCTGGGAACGCGACAGCTcccgatatcaacataacacatcaaagtttcaataagcaaggttacatgcacatatcattcagaacacatgagatcctaaccagcgattctgatcggtctacacctctgaccctgcccaggccttctaataaagaaataaaagattaaataaaagatgggttttacttggtgaagcctCCTTCTGGGTCAGCGTGTGAGAGGGAAAACGGGGGGGTTTGAAGCGttgtgcgcgtccgcagttacactccaagagagcggtcagtcccgtcctttggtcttcttgacgaaaaggaaaaaataggagctgaccatcagcagtcgactagggatgaaacacgatggcggttcgtttcctcgaactccgtgtttgtagttacgtgttaaactcacgtcttcgatcggcaaagtgaaatttctggccttccttgtCCAGAaccctcagttatgaattgttcgttggccaacgagagagagaaataaatgaagactccacgtgggatctcttctTCTCAGAGGACGCTCCAGTTGCGTTGTAACCTTGTCAAGATAGCCAGCTGAAAgcgagttttaaaaatgtccgccttcctatatagcgtcttgtgacgtcagacttggggcatgtcatatcagccgccatgtcctggatacaaaatggctgaaagcagcaggaggcctggtgtctgtgcaagtagtccaatattcagcaacaagtggtccaacacccttttcacattttttttaaatttggtccagtatttcaatacctagggtattattctaaatgctggattattctactcagtagggtgacagaaaaatctccttttgtggtaattctcacttcaactcttttgaGTGGAGaatcttgcctttgcatccacaaaagttagtcacttacaatcctactgctttggtatgaggcaaaacctagtggtttaaatcctccattcatttctcacattcacactttttttttttttaaacgccGAATTTTcggtatttttgtttaaatactttcCAGGACTCTgccgtcctacttttacctgttagggcctaggatacACAGGATTTTAcatcacgcaatgacccccagtcattcgtcacactttttaatccaaactcaccactttgtcttttCCCTCTCtcggagttccgtcagccgtcagactccagcgggcgggccgaggtccagtcccggaaagggtctgagagtctccctgatgaagcctgccgtgcgcacggtctttactggagtccaccaacccgctggaatcctcAGGCGTAATTGGAATCCGACTCGGAAGGACCAAaaatgtcaggttcaaacaacctaaaatacttataacatcacaaaaagaagagaaagacaaagaattagtttcttactcgctgcgaggagaacggacagagatgtactttcagttacaaatctcctaccgctctgaaaaccatctgtccgatcctctttttatttagggtagtccctagttacaatgaacgTTGCTGCTCTATAGGATGGGGGAAGATGCAGCAGCAACGTGACATAGGtcacaccattatcttgtacaaaACAAAGCTTGCATAGACTCCATAATCTTAAGGTATGTGCGTtctttgttcagcacaatcagctgtTATACTTGTGATGAGTTCTCACTGTGACTGCATCATCCCGATTCCACCTTTCCTCCTTGCCTacaaacaactcatcacatgtttactcacacatacaacatgaaaggttataaaggtcaaatagtaaagttaaaaaagaggaaatatataagataaatctatatacaattattccaacaatcgGCACCCCCCATGGGTGTGTTTTCTCCCCACTCCTcatctccctctacacaaatgactgcacctcagcggacccgtctgtgaagtttgcagatgatcatcagggctgaacttccctctatccaggacttatacaggtctagggtcaggaaaagggcagccaaaatctctgcagaccccacacacactgcacacaaactgtttaggcttttgcCTTCAGGTCcgcagagcgctgtctgctaaaaccagccgccagacagtttcttcccccaggctttttctctgatgaacacctgACAGTCAGAAtttcagaacaacaccatgcattcTTGGACGGATCTCAccttatattctattgtaaagtcaattgtgtatatatgtacatttaaaaatatattctttattattgaaagCAAAGTGTATTGGAgtgaaattccttgtttgtctgtacaaccttggcaaaacaaaagctgattctgattctgaaataatgAATTCAACAAAATATGGGAATTATCATTTCAGACCAGTCTGGATGACAATACAATATATTGCTTACATTAGATTGATCCATTTAAGGATGTTTCACAGAAATAATGAACTGTTGACAGATTACAAAGATCCTCACTGGGGTCTGTTATAAATGACCTCttgactgaaaatgaaaagttaGCTTTCAGTCAGGGACAATAATGAAAATAAGTTGATGACATgttacattaatatttgttaAAGAAGGTACTTAATCATTATGAAAAAATCTGCAGAATTTCAACAGCCTTGCAACTAAAATTCTTTAATGTTTCTCTTCtatttttcttgttatttttatgttattgttTGAAACTTCCTGCATTAACTCAAAATATTCAGAACAATGCATGAGGGCAGcaatgaggagaaaaaaaaacaataaataaaaacaagagagaAATTATAAAATTAATCAAATTTCAGTGTTAAAATCATTATCTCAGTAGTGAAATGATGAAATagttttcttaattttcttggcataaaaaagaaattaataaatgttcagTTAATATCTAATTTGTTGGCAAATAAACTTGGTTTAGTTTGAGAAACAGACATGACCTGTCCGCTTTAAATTAGGAGaactgtgtgtaactgtgtaaatattttaaaagtaaattaatATAAACAGACAATAATCTGACCTACAGCAGAGCGCCATATTAACTGAAGACAGTTAAGATGTGTTGATGGATCTAACTTGTTCCTGTTAATATAAACATATGAATTATGATCCTCTTTGTGTAGCCCAGGATCAATATCAGGAGTCATAGTGAGCAGGTTACAAGAAAACATTAAGCAGAGTCAACTGTGTctgacaaactgcaaaaagcattttaaaggtCTTACATTGATAAATATTGAGTGGCACCTAAAGGGAGATGCTTTTTCTACATTCTGGTATCTTCCTCAGTATACAAATTAAATATGTGCATTAAAGGTGGGATGCAAAAGATTTCACAGATTAAATTATTGCAATTACTATAAATAAATCTATCtaattatataatattaattatattataattAGTAATAAATTATAACTATTtagatgaaaaaaatgtaaaataaaaattaaatatattttattttaaggttttccaAGTATCCTCCAGAAATCTGAATATTTCATGTTTAAACAGATAAAGCCTTCTTCTGACAGatccatgcatttgtttcaTTACACCTCACTGATCTCCATTCTTGGTTCTGGTGAGAAGTTACACATTGACCATCAGTTGCAGACTGCTGCTGCATCCAGGTTCTAAGGACAAACATCTGTTAGATCAAGgctgatatatttattttatataaagtttaataaataatgtgtcTCTCACTGATTGGTCAGATCACTTCCATCGATCCATTTCCATTTCCCTTCTTCAACTCTGAGACCGATCCAGTATCCTTTAATTCTGTTATTAACCCAACTCATGTCTTTAACAAACACCTGTGGAGAATGAGTAAAAAtgataacatatttatttcatttatatgACCAACAGTTTCTGCAGAAATTATGTTTGTAGTTCATGTAAACAGTTTCCCATCTCTATCTTTACCTTTTCAGCTTCATTATCAACAACAGTCAGATCTGAACTAATTCCTCTGCAGTTTTCTCGTGCTTCTTCCCAGGTTTTCTGATGTTGAGGTTCAACATTATTAACTGCATAGCAGCTGGACTGATACTGTAGCCAGCCTTTCTGACAAGAAACACACGTTCTCTCTGAAATAGAGATCAACAAGTAAACATTTAGACTGGCCGATATGATTATCATTAAGGGTAATATTTCATCAAAAGGAGATCTGAACATACTGTTGTTTTCCATGCGACAGTATTCATCAATGCTCCACTGAGCTCGACTGATGTTCTGCtcattccatgttttctttatgggttccaTTTGTTCTGTGAGgtttttgttgatgtttttcAGGTTGTCCATTTGGTTTTTCACTTGTTCAAGTTCTGTTGTCAGGTTTTGGTTTTTCGCCATCAGAGCTGCTCTGTTGGCTTTTAGCAGTTTCAGCTCAAACTCAACCTTAATGTGAACTAAGAcagtgacaaaaataaacacattaatgATGTTAATGcaattttaattatcagttatATTTTCTATCTGTGGTGACCTAAACAACTTTGAGCTGATCACTTGCTGTTCATCTGTAAGAATAGGGAAACGATCTGCAGTAAATTGATTATTTTATATTCTATCAGGTGTTACAACCTGCAGCTCAAACTGATATTTGAAAAAAAGGATGGACTCATTTTACATGTTTGTCACAATTAAAACTCTGCATATGATTCTTTCACAGTCCAGTAAATTAAGACCGTTAAAGCATTAACCTCATGTGACAAGAAGTGCTTAATAGGAAGTTTGTGGAAATTAATATTCCCTGATAGCTTTGTTAAAATGTAAGCAACGTAAAATGAACTCACAGTGGATATGAAGTGGGATAACTACCAACAGAATCAGCCAATAAGCTGCTAGCAGTGGTGAAAACTGTGAGAAGGAAGGAAACCTGTGACCTgataaaaatacagttaaaacaaaatctgttttaGTATTTCAACAAACGTAAACACTGTTAGGGTCATTCAGTAACTCTGAATGTAATTTCCTAGAACAGAAACATTAGACATATTTAGTAGTTAAAGAAGTCTTATGCTTAACATTATGCAATTTAATTAAACCATCTTATCATACCTAAAGCTGATCTCACGTTCTCCTCAACACCAACTGCTTCATTCACATAGTGATGTTCTTCAATTTCCtctaaaagacacaaaaatcaAATACAAATGTTCCTCTGAAAAGAAGGTTACAACAGAGCAGCAACTAATAGTAATTTTCACTTTCCATTACTCTGGCTTTTATTCAGTATATTCATCTGTTGGTTtaagaattaaataaatgtctaTATTGTTTCCCAGATCCAAATTCCTCCAAATACCTTGTTTAATCCAGGAGAAATgtcctaaaaaacaaaaatggttttGGCTTTTTATCATAAATTAGTTTTGTTGTTCCTCACTTTTCTTTGCAGATTTTTTAGTTTTCCTACTAGTAATTGTTTTATGTCTCTCTCATGTTAAATTTGAATTATatattctgtttaaaaacagTAACACAACAAGTATCAAGTAAAAGATTGACAATATAGTACAACTGGACACAAAAACCTCCTGATAGTATGTCTTACCTACAGGTAAAGAAACATTTAGGTTCTCATGCGTACCATCCAGACTTTGAGCTTTTCTGTCCATTTTCTTAAAGTTTCAACACTGACATCAGATGAAGGCTGATAGGGAACTGTAGTGCTGTCTTTAGATCCTCCTTAAACGTCTGCTTTCTCCTTCTGCTTTTATGATGTGTCAGTAGTCCAGTTCTGCAGAATTTAGAaggcttttttaaaaatgaggatGTTGACAATGTGTGGTTTTAATTTCTCATTTGAACCTCTGTCACCATTCGGTTTGTGTTTTGTAGCACTGCAGCTAACCTTTCAGTGTTGCATGTAATACATTTTAGTAACACATTTTTGATACGAGTTtcaaaaaagctgttttaaaaatgtaattgacTTTATTCCAAATAACTCTTGCAACTGTTATGTCAACATTTGATTATAAACATTTACAATCATACCAGTATATACCCCTTACATCAGATGGATGCATACATGGGCAGTGGTGACATGTTTTAATATTCTCAGAATGTGAAGAGTCCTCTAAATAAATCTATCTAGACTGGAAGATAAACAGTTTTTCGTAAAGGGGGTAAATAAGCGGATGACAAAACATTACATTGTTTAGAATAAAGTTTTTTCCTAATATGGACCCTTGTTCAAACCTCAGCTCAAATCAAGTCTCTGTTTAGTGTTAGAAGTCCTGCTTTTATGATGAATTCACTAAATGTGTTGAAGTTGGAAAATACAATAAATCTGAAAGGCagagatttatttaaatgattttattccCACACATTAATATATGTGTAACTTGCTCTGACTCAGtgaaaaaatgaacacaaacataaatgttcTCTCCAGGTGTCTTTGTGTCTAGTTTAATATACCAATCAGAATCATGAATTCTGTTTTACAATTGGCTCTATAAAATTTTCTGATTAATGGAAAGTTAGTCAAAGCTAGCCTTGAAGCTAGCAAAGCATAGCAAACAGTTCTTTGACACAATCTCATCAGTTCTTTTACAAGTTGCTTCTTCTGTTGGCACTGGCTTTAGGCAGTCATCCATGTAGAAGTTCTTTATAACTGCCTGTGTTGCTTCTGCTGAGATATTTTTGGCTCCATGAGCGGTTCTTCTCAAAGCATATGAAGCGCAGCTAGGAGAAGACGTGGCTCCAAACAGGTGAACACACATTCTGTACTCTGCGGCTTCTTTAGTCATGTCACCATCCGGCCACCATAGAAAACGCAGCAAGTCTGCATCTTCAGCTGGAATTCGCTCTTGGAAGAACATAGACTCGATATCTGCCATCATGGCAACAGGTTCTTGTCTAAATCTGAGCAACACTCCAATGAGGGTGTTTGTGAGATCAGGTCCTTGCAGTAATACATCATTCAATGAAACTCCTTGATAAGATGCAGTGCAATTAAACACTACtctcagctttttcttttttgcatggTAGACTCCATGATGTGGAATGAACCATACCCGACCATCACTGCGACGAAGTTGTTCTTCTGGGACCTTTACAGCCTAATCCTTCTCTAGTATGTTGGCCATGAAAACCTTGTAGTCTTGACAAAAGTCTGGGTTTCTGCTAAGCTTCCTCTTTAGAGAGATAAGCCTTTGGACAGCAATATCCCGGTTGTATGGCATTATTACCTTGTCATTGCCTTGTTCAGAGGCAGCTTGATGTAATAATGACCATTAATGAGCTGTACTGGTGTAGTTACATCATGCATGAACTGCTTGTCCTGCTGGGATGGTTCTTGTTTATCCTCATACTGTGGTTCTGGGAAATCTGCATTGTATTGTTTCACCAGCATGTCTTCAATGTTCAATACAGATATCCGATTGACAagaaaatcttgtttttcagTGACACACAAATCCTTATCCTGACATCTGCTTACTGGTCCATTAATCACCCAGCCCAGAGCTGTTTTCACGGCATATGGCCCATCATTCTGGCTGTTGATGATTTTCCatggttcaattcaattcaattcagttttatttatatagcgccaattcacaacacatgttgtctcaaggcacttcacaacagtcaggcaCATGCACTCCAACCAATCCCAACAaccaaacagtgcagtcagattcagttatttattcaaattggttaaaacgtttttctgtctaaggaaacccagcacatagcatcgagtcagtgacttgcagcagtcactcctcctgggcgagcatgtagcaacagtgggcagtcactggcattgactttgcagcaatccctcatactgagtatgcatgtagcgacagtggagaggaaaagctcccttttaacaggaagaaacctccagcagaaccaggctcagtgtgagcctccatctgccacgaccgactgggggtttgagagaacagagcagagacagaaaaagaacacagaagcac
This genomic stretch from Girardinichthys multiradiatus isolate DD_20200921_A chromosome 3, DD_fGirMul_XY1, whole genome shotgun sequence harbors:
- the LOC124866419 gene encoding CD209 antigen-like protein E isoform X1, translated to MDRKAQSLDGTHENLNVSLPVEEIEEHHYVNEAVGVEENVRSALGHRFPSFSQFSPLLAAYWLILLVVIPLHIHFHIKVEFELKLLKANRAALMAKNQNLTTELEQVKNQMDNLKNINKNLTEQMEPIKKTWNEQNISRAQWSIDEYCRMENNKRTCVSCQKGWLQYQSSCYAVNNVEPQHQKTWEEARENCRGISSDLTVVDNEAEKVFVKDMSWVNNRIKGYWIGLRVEEGKWKWIDGSDLTNQTWMQQQSATDGQCVTSHQNQEWRSVRCNETNAWICQKKALSV
- the LOC124866419 gene encoding CD209 antigen-like protein E isoform X2 encodes the protein MDRKAQSLDEEIEEHHYVNEAVGVEENVRSALGHRFPSFSQFSPLLAAYWLILLVVIPLHIHFHIKVEFELKLLKANRAALMAKNQNLTTELEQVKNQMDNLKNINKNLTEQMEPIKKTWNEQNISRAQWSIDEYCRMENNKRTCVSCQKGWLQYQSSCYAVNNVEPQHQKTWEEARENCRGISSDLTVVDNEAEKVFVKDMSWVNNRIKGYWIGLRVEEGKWKWIDGSDLTNQTWMQQQSATDGQCVTSHQNQEWRSVRCNETNAWICQKKALSV